From Candidatus Fermentibacter sp.:
TCGCCTCCTCGGTCGCATGGGCCCTCATCGTCCTGGACCTCTTGAACACCTTCATGGCGGCGATTTCGCGCTCGATGCTCTGGATCTCCTCCCGCACGTCGGCGTTGGAGGGATCCAGGTCCAGGGCCTTGCGAAGCGTCTGAAGCGCCTGGTCGCGGTCACCCGACTCCACCTGCCTCCTGGCGGTGCGCAGGAGATCGTTCACTCGATCATCGGATGCGCTCATCAATCCCCCCTGTCAGGGTTCCCAGGAAATGGTCGAACCAGCCCGATCACGGCCGGAACAAGGGCCCATCCCCCCGAAGCAATATAAAACGCGGTCTGCCGCTGACAACCGTTGATGAGGCCCGGGCCGGGAAAGGCACGGATGACGTTCCGGACGGGAACTTCACGCATGGTGCCCCTGCTCCGCACCGAACCGCCAGTTCATCTCCGACAGGGCGCCCTCGCCGGGCGGATGCGCCGATGCGAGAGCGGAGGCCCGCTCCAGGAGGTCGGAGTCGGTCATCAGGTCTGCCACCCGGAACTCGGGCAGACCGGACTGCCTGGTGCCGAACAGGTCTCCCGGGCCGCGCAGTTCGAGATCCCTCCTCGCCAGCTCGAACCCGTCGTTCGACGCCTCCATGGCCCTCAGCCTCTCCATCGCCTTCTCCCCCGTGTCCCGGCCTGCGATGAGGAAGCACCACGAGTCCCTGCCGCCGCGCCCGATCCTCCCCCTGAGCTGGTGGAGCTGGCTCAGGCCGAACCTGCCCGCACCCGAGACTATCATCACGGTGGCCTCCGGCACGTCCAGACCGACCTCGACAACTGTCGTGCTCACGAGCACGGCCGTCCTGCCCGCTGCGAAGTCCCCTGCGCGGTCATTCTTCTCGGAGGCCGGCATGGTCCCGTGGAGGAGCCCCACTCCCCATGCGCCTGCCGGCCCGGCCTTAAGACGTTCGTATGCGGTGGTGGCATCGAGGAGGTCCTGCCCCTCCGTGGCCTCCCGCAGGGGATACACGATGTACGCCCTCTCCCCCGCGGCCAGCCTCTCCAGGAGCTTGTCCATCGCCTCCCTGCGCCCCTCCTCCCCGAGGACGCGCGTGTGCACAACGCCCCTCCCGGGTGGCATCTCGTCGATGACGGAAACGTCGAGGTCGCCGTAGAAGGCCATGGCGAGAGTCCTGGGTATGGGGGTCGCCGACATGATGAGCAGGTGAGGCCTGGGGACGAGGCTCCCCAGCATCGCCTCCCTCTGTTCCACCCCGAACTTGTGCTGCTCGTCCACCACAAGCACGGCGAGGCGCGGCAGCGAAACGGGCTTTTCGAGGATGGCGTGGGTTCCGATCAGGAGCATCGGCGCCCCCGAGGAGGCGTCGAGCAGGATGTCGGCCCTCTCCTGCCTGGAGGTGCCCGCCGTGATGAGCCGCACGTCCACTCCCATCGGACCCAGGAGCCTCGACAGGGTCCTCTCGTGCTGTGTAGCCAGGACTTCCGTGGGAGCGAGCAGGGCGGCCTGCATCCCGCTCCCGGCCGCGGCACGGCACGCGAAGGCGGCGACCGCGGTCTTGCCGGAGCCCACGTCGCCCTGGAGGAGCCGCCGCATGGCCGATGCCCGGCCCAGATCCGACGACAGTGCGGAGAGGGCGGAGGACTGGGCGCCCGTGGGGATGAACGGCAGCCTGGATACGAACCCGGCGAGGACCGCGGGTCCGGACTCCAGCGCAATGCCGGGGATGGCCGAGGCTCCGGCCCGGACCCGCCGCAGGAAGCACTGATGCAGATAGAGCTCCTCCAGGGCGAGGAACCTCCGCGCCTTCTCGGCCTCTTCCGGACTCCCGGGCCCGTGGGCGGCGGTGAAGGCATCCGACCGCGACCCGAACCCGGCCGAAGCGGCCTGATCGCCGGGGAGCACCATGGGGAGGTCGCCGCCTGCGGCATCCAGGGCCCGCCTGACCAGCCCGCGCATGACGCCCTGCGAGAGTCCCGCCGTGAGAGGGTAGACCGGCAGCATCCCTCCCGACTCGAGGGCGGAACCCGTGGGGCCGTCCGGGAAGAGCAGATCGGGATGCGTCATGGAGAGGCCCCTGAAGAAGTCGACCCTGCCGGTGGCGATCAGCCTGGCGCCCCTCGAGAGCCTGGCTCTCAGGAACCCGGCGTTGAAGAAGACGAGGTCGATCTGCCCAGTACCGTCGCTGAGGAGGGCGTGAAGAAGGATCCTGCCCCCCCGGGCCCTCCTCTCTGCGACATGCACCACATCGCCCGAGACCGTGGCCGGGATTCCGGGCTCGAGGGATCCGATCGCCCTGACGGAGCGCCTGTCGAGAAAGGTCCTGGGCAGGTGCAGGAGCAGGTCTCCCACGGTGCGCACACCCAGCCTGCCGAGCACGGCGGCCCTCGAAGGCCCGACCCCCGGCAGGCTGACCACCTCATCCGCTAGCATGCCCATGGCCATGCCCCGATAGTATCCACGGCGGGCTCCGGGAGCAACCCCGAGGTCTTGACGGATAATGCCTGCGCTCATATTGACGGGCCAACGCCAAGACACGGAGGTCTCTTTCGGCCATGGACCAGGTTTCGCTCAAGGAGCTACAGCAGGCGGTCGCCAGCGACCCGGGAGACATAGAATCCCGCCTACTGCTCGCAAGGCGGTACATGGAGGACCACGCGCCCCGGAAGGCGATCGGGATGCTCGAGCAGGTGACGCGGCTCGATCCCGGACACGCCGAGGCCTGGCTCCGCACCGGGCTCTGCTGGGGAATGGCCATCCTCGAGAACCTTCCTCCCGTAGAGCTCTGGGGGGAGGAGAAGGACGAGGAGCTGATGGTCGAAAACGCCCTCCACGCCCTCGAGAAGGCCATTGAGTTCGATCCCGAGATGACCTCCGCCTTCAATGCCATGGCCAGGATCTTCGTGATCCGCGGGCAGGACGAGGAGGCCGTGGAGCTCTTCTCCCAGTCGCTCCAGCTCGATCCCTCCCAGCTCGACGTCGTCGACGAGCTGAAGGAGATCACCGGCACCCCCGCATGGGAGCTCTTGGACAAGGAGACCGACATGGGCGACGAGGAGGACTCCTTCTAGCATCCCCGGCTTGACCCGGAACCCCGCGGGTCTTATAGGAGAGTACAGGTTCGCTTTGTTCGCTTTCGCTTCAACGCGGAGGTAGCGCAGTGACACCTGTATACGCCCTGCTCCTCCTCGAGCAGGTTCCATCCCCCGAACCCGCCTGGAGCTGGGACGTCCTGGTCTGGGACATGTCGGGACCTTCGACCTGGCTGGGTGCCGGCCACGACTATGTCGAGGCGCTCACCACCCCCGACGGCGACCTTCTGGTCTGCGCGATCGCGGATTCCTACACCGACTCCCTGAAGCTCTTCTCCTCGGTCGACGGGGGCTCTTCCTGGGCCATGCGCAGGATGCTCTCCAGCTCATGGATCCTCGAGGACCCCGAGATGTATGTCTCGACCGCCTC
This genomic window contains:
- a CDS encoding ATP-dependent DNA helicase RecG, with protein sequence MGMLADEVVSLPGVGPSRAAVLGRLGVRTVGDLLLHLPRTFLDRRSVRAIGSLEPGIPATVSGDVVHVAERRARGGRILLHALLSDGTGQIDLVFFNAGFLRARLSRGARLIATGRVDFFRGLSMTHPDLLFPDGPTGSALESGGMLPVYPLTAGLSQGVMRGLVRRALDAAGGDLPMVLPGDQAASAGFGSRSDAFTAAHGPGSPEEAEKARRFLALEELYLHQCFLRRVRAGASAIPGIALESGPAVLAGFVSRLPFIPTGAQSSALSALSSDLGRASAMRRLLQGDVGSGKTAVAAFACRAAAGSGMQAALLAPTEVLATQHERTLSRLLGPMGVDVRLITAGTSRQERADILLDASSGAPMLLIGTHAILEKPVSLPRLAVLVVDEQHKFGVEQREAMLGSLVPRPHLLIMSATPIPRTLAMAFYGDLDVSVIDEMPPGRGVVHTRVLGEEGRREAMDKLLERLAAGERAYIVYPLREATEGQDLLDATTAYERLKAGPAGAWGVGLLHGTMPASEKNDRAGDFAAGRTAVLVSTTVVEVGLDVPEATVMIVSGAGRFGLSQLHQLRGRIGRGGRDSWCFLIAGRDTGEKAMERLRAMEASNDGFELARRDLELRGPGDLFGTRQSGLPEFRVADLMTDSDLLERASALASAHPPGEGALSEMNWRFGAEQGHHA
- a CDS encoding tetratricopeptide repeat protein, giving the protein MDQVSLKELQQAVASDPGDIESRLLLARRYMEDHAPRKAIGMLEQVTRLDPGHAEAWLRTGLCWGMAILENLPPVELWGEEKDEELMVENALHALEKAIEFDPEMTSAFNAMARIFVIRGQDEEAVELFSQSLQLDPSQLDVVDELKEITGTPAWELLDKETDMGDEEDSF